From the Candidatus Krumholzibacteriia bacterium genome, the window ACCACGCGGTGCGCGGCGAGTTCGACAACGTCGGCGTCGTGATCCAGTCGCGCATGCGCCGCAGCCTCGACGACGTGCGCGCGCTGGCCGCGGTGAAGGCAAACGTGCGGGTGTGCAAGGGGATCTACGTCGAGCCCTACGCCATCGCCTTCACCGATCCGGAACTGATCAGCCGCAATTTCATGGTGCTGGTGGAGGAGTTGCTGGGTGCGGGGTGCTACACCGCCATCGCCACCCACGACGAACGCCTGGTATTCGAGTCCGAGCGGCTCATCGATCGCATGGGCATTCAGCGCAACGCCTATGAATTCCAGATGCTGCTCGGGGTGCTGGAGCCGCTGCGCACCCAGATTCGCGCGCGCGGACACCGCTTGCGGGTGGCGGTACCGTACGGCCCGCACTGGTACGCCTATTCGGTGCGGCGCCTGCGCAAGAACCCGGCGCTTGCCGGCTACGTGCTCAAGGCCATGTTCAAGGGCTGACCGTGACCCGCGGCCGCGACGAATACATCCACGGTACGGCGCCCGACGAGCAGCGCCGTCTTTCGCGTCTCAACGAACTCATCAACCGCCAGTCGCTGGAACGCCTGCGCATCACCCGTGGCGAACGCGTGCTCGACGTGGGGTGCGGCATGGGGCAGTTGACGCGCGCCATCGCCGCGGCCGGGGGTGTGGTGACCGGCGTGGAACGCAGCGCGGAGCAGATTGCCGAGGGCGTGCGCCAGGCGGGGAGCGCGGCCAGCGCCGCCGAGATC encodes:
- a CDS encoding proline dehydrogenase family protein: MSIVDRVVASSLPLVPRPIVRRVADPYIAGETIDDLLRVSREMNADGYMVAAAILGEFVSRREEADEAVREYQGLLKSLSEHQVDAYIHVKPTHLGLTIDHDLCVQNVRAVLGFAKPLGLFVRLDMEDSPCTDGTLKVYHAVRGEFDNVGVVIQSRMRRSLDDVRALAAVKANVRVCKGIYVEPYAIAFTDPELISRNFMVLVEELLGAGCYTAIATHDERLVFESERLIDRMGIQRNAYEFQMLLGVLEPLRTQIRARGHRLRVAVPYGPHWYAYSVRRLRKNPALAGYVLKAMFKG